A genome region from Bacteroidota bacterium includes the following:
- a CDS encoding pentapeptide repeat-containing protein: MKHKITHDHLLQISHNINSGEINSDAFSEVEIDSLVINRLIIHTIGFYSSNIIDSNFITTKFYGIDFQNSEFANSIFQNCEFNKSEFSNVIFSKCIFANCSFSNVDFFECKFISCIFDTCNYNNAGISKSIFNNVIFEMNLNIEGAAITDNTFNNCIGIANRIY, from the coding sequence ATGAAACATAAAATAACACATGACCATCTCCTTCAAATTTCTCATAATATTAATTCTGGTGAAATTAATTCAGATGCTTTTTCTGAAGTGGAAATTGACTCTTTAGTAATCAATAGACTAATTATTCACACAATAGGCTTTTATAGTTCAAATATTATCGATTCAAATTTTATCACAACAAAATTTTATGGAATTGATTTCCAAAATAGCGAATTTGCAAATAGTATTTTTCAAAATTGCGAATTTAATAAAAGTGAATTTTCTAATGTAATTTTTTCAAAATGTATATTTGCTAACTGTTCGTTTTCAAATGTAGATTTCTTTGAATGTAAATTCATCAGTTGTATTTTTGATACGTGCAATTATAATAATGCAGGAATTTCAAAATCAATATTTAATAATGTAATATTTGAGATGAATCTGAATATCGAAGGGGCTGCAATAACTGACAACACATTTAATAATTGCATTGGAATAGCAAATAGAATATACTAA
- a CDS encoding acyltransferase, whose protein sequence is MNAQRPWFPNLNGIRSVACLMVFAAHGWDYLNNRSSMHPAESWLYTHFINGLGTTGVCLFFVLSGFLISRLLLHEKEQSGTISLKHFYLRRVLRIWPVFFVVVAAGFFVVPLLTGTFSSSTTTQHLPWYILFANNFDRLLTGFTGFGNDSLGVLWSIAVEEQFYLLWPLVVLLVNRNWFPLVPLLAVAGSVVFRYCNAGSTDVITFHTLSVMGDLAMGSLLAWSTMYRPRTLTPVWRGANYLFLAVVVALHQPLLHAPEFAVFGRTLLALGFVFLIEDQVLVAEGRFRFSSARLLSRFGVVTYGVYCYHLFVIMLIQKLNVKLGWETIGTGVFVFELLVVFLITLGAAVLSYRVMERPLLRIGQKVGASEVSS, encoded by the coding sequence ATGAACGCTCAACGCCCGTGGTTTCCCAATCTCAACGGCATACGCAGTGTGGCCTGCCTCATGGTGTTTGCGGCGCATGGCTGGGACTACCTCAACAACCGCAGCAGCATGCACCCGGCCGAAAGCTGGCTTTACACCCATTTCATCAACGGCCTCGGCACTACCGGTGTGTGTTTGTTTTTTGTGCTGAGTGGTTTTCTTATTTCGCGCCTGCTTTTACATGAAAAAGAGCAAAGCGGAACCATCAGCTTAAAGCATTTTTATTTGCGCCGTGTGCTGCGCATCTGGCCTGTTTTCTTTGTGGTGGTGGCCGCCGGCTTTTTTGTGGTACCGCTGCTCACAGGTACATTCAGCAGCAGCACCACCACACAGCATTTACCGTGGTACATCCTCTTCGCCAACAATTTCGATCGTTTACTTACCGGCTTCACCGGCTTCGGCAACGATAGTTTGGGCGTGCTGTGGTCAATTGCGGTGGAAGAACAATTCTATCTGCTCTGGCCGTTAGTGGTGCTGCTTGTAAACCGCAACTGGTTTCCGCTGGTTCCTCTGCTGGCTGTGGCCGGCTCAGTTGTATTCCGTTACTGCAATGCAGGCAGCACCGATGTAATCACCTTCCACACCCTAAGCGTAATGGGCGATCTGGCCATGGGCAGTTTGCTGGCGTGGAGCACAATGTATCGTCCGCGCACACTTACACCCGTGTGGCGAGGCGCAAACTATTTGTTTCTGGCTGTAGTAGTGGCGTTGCATCAGCCCCTGCTTCATGCGCCTGAGTTTGCCGTGTTCGGGCGCACCCTGCTCGCACTCGGTTTTGTGTTTCTGATTGAAGATCAGGTGTTGGTTGCGGAAGGCCGGTTCCGGTTTTCATCAGCCCGCTTGCTGAGCCGGTTCGGGGTTGTTACTTATGGGGTGTATTGTTACCACTTGTTTGTGATCATGCTTATTCAAAAGCTGAATGTGAAATTGGGGTGGGAAACAATTGGTACGGGTGTATTTGTGTTTGAACTTCTGGTGGTATTTTTAATTACACTTGGCGCAGCTGTATTGAGTTATCGGGTAATGGAGAGGCCGTTGCTTAGAATTGGGCAAAAGGTTGGTGCGAGTGAAGTGAGCTCTTAG
- a CDS encoding glycosyltransferase — MSLPRISIVIPSYNQGAYIGETLESIAQQQYPDLELFVFDGGSKDDTVNVIRRYEHLITYWESEKDRGQSHAINKGFDRATGYLFNWLNSDDLMEPGALFHLAELVDKNPQASLFCGSTRIFNTQGTQRYSGPVLFAQPEITLGYGQINQPSMYYRRDVWEPDNFCNESLHMCMDLDLWMRYLVAHGQQNVVQTDFHLTAFRLHDMSKTLSQGENGFRREIDALYTTLYSNLKNYTGPQRELIAASENYYWLWRADELMLKRAWTEAKRSLKKVNFFRLEATARRRYLGVYRRLMLKK; from the coding sequence ATGTCGCTGCCCCGCATAAGTATTGTGATTCCGTCCTACAACCAGGGCGCATACATTGGCGAAACGCTCGAATCTATTGCACAGCAGCAATATCCCGATCTCGAATTATTTGTATTCGATGGTGGCAGCAAAGACGATACGGTGAATGTGATCCGCCGTTACGAACATCTCATCACCTACTGGGAAAGCGAAAAAGACCGCGGCCAGTCGCACGCTATCAACAAAGGATTCGACCGCGCCACCGGCTATCTTTTCAACTGGCTTAACAGCGATGATTTAATGGAGCCGGGCGCGTTGTTTCACCTTGCTGAACTGGTGGATAAAAATCCGCAGGCCAGTTTGTTCTGCGGCAGCACACGCATTTTCAATACACAGGGCACGCAGCGTTATTCGGGCCCGGTGCTGTTTGCACAACCGGAAATTACACTTGGTTACGGGCAAATCAATCAGCCTTCCATGTACTATCGCCGCGATGTGTGGGAACCGGATAATTTCTGCAACGAAAGCCTGCACATGTGTATGGATCTCGACTTATGGATGCGTTACCTTGTGGCGCACGGCCAGCAAAATGTGGTGCAAACCGATTTTCACCTCACCGCTTTCCGCCTGCACGACATGTCGAAAACATTGAGTCAGGGCGAAAACGGTTTCCGGCGCGAAATTGATGCACTTTACACCACGCTCTACAGCAACCTGAAAAATTACACCGGTCCCCAGCGCGAACTTATTGCCGCAAGCGAAAACTACTACTGGCTCTGGCGTGCCGATGAACTCATGCTTAAACGCGCGTGGACAGAAGCGAAACGTAGTTTGAAAAAGGTTAACTTCTTCCGGCTTGAGGCCACTGCGCGCCGCCGTTACCTCGGTGTGTACCGGCGACTTATGCTTAAGAAATAA
- a CDS encoding FkbM family methyltransferase: MINRILFSIRQRIFWRGVRKKQAAWKRLPQDGRMVKLSPAKGLSMQVETGNELSAAIYNGSFEWAEREWLTAYLDENYDTLFYDIGANIGLMSLLAAQKLRHTGEVVAFEPVQSTYDKLLQNISLNPQLENIQHLRLALSDQNGEQKIYLTGPGRDAWNSLVPAEGVKSETILTAKLDDLLEQDALDLPPPTLMKIDVEGWEIHVLRGAEKTLREWKPVMLIEFTASNLEAAGASCRALADEVISHGYTLHEYNAVTRQLVPVYDFSFAHKNLVALPA, translated from the coding sequence ATGATTAACCGGATTCTTTTTTCAATCCGGCAACGGATTTTCTGGCGCGGTGTGCGAAAAAAGCAGGCTGCATGGAAACGGCTTCCGCAAGACGGGCGCATGGTGAAACTCTCACCCGCCAAAGGTTTAAGCATGCAGGTAGAAACCGGCAACGAGCTTTCTGCCGCCATCTACAACGGCTCGTTTGAATGGGCCGAACGCGAATGGCTTACGGCTTATCTCGATGAAAATTACGACACCTTGTTTTACGACATTGGTGCTAACATCGGACTGATGAGCCTTCTGGCCGCTCAAAAACTTCGTCACACCGGCGAAGTGGTGGCGTTTGAGCCCGTGCAAAGCACATACGATAAACTGCTGCAAAATATTTCACTCAATCCGCAGCTCGAAAATATTCAGCATTTACGTTTAGCCTTATCCGACCAGAACGGCGAGCAGAAAATTTATCTGACCGGCCCGGGACGTGATGCCTGGAATTCACTTGTTCCGGCTGAGGGCGTGAAAAGCGAAACCATCCTTACCGCCAAACTCGACGACCTGCTGGAGCAGGATGCACTTGATCTTCCGCCACCCACACTGATGAAAATTGATGTGGAAGGCTGGGAAATACATGTGCTGCGCGGTGCCGAAAAAACACTGCGCGAATGGAAGCCGGTGATGCTTATTGAATTTACAGCTTCAAACCTCGAAGCAGCCGGTGCAAGCTGCCGCGCACTGGCCGATGAAGTAATCAGCCATGGCTATACACTGCATGAATACAATGCCGTAACCCGGCAGCTTGTACCGGTGTATGATTTCTCATTCGCACACAAAAACCTCGTTGCACTACCCGCATGA
- a CDS encoding FkbM family methyltransferase translates to MRRLIYKILNRLLHSGKFGDIAHRKALFNYLPKQKALHYVDVGAFHGYFFETVKDEVNIASAVLIEPQPALVNELRQKYGNDSSIKIFDTVLSDTRREVEFYRQAESATSSMLRIDEKMLGGHLDTSVAEVTTHTAVPLDELLANDTRQIDFLKMDVQGAELLVLKGAQHVLKRTSFLWIEVSFKPLYKGSATFDEVYRYMNDSGFRLISLLEGYRNKQNELLQADCLFERIAHD, encoded by the coding sequence ATGCGGCGACTGATTTATAAAATACTGAACCGTTTGCTGCACAGCGGGAAGTTTGGCGACATTGCCCATCGCAAGGCATTGTTCAATTATCTGCCCAAACAAAAAGCACTGCATTATGTGGATGTGGGCGCTTTTCACGGTTACTTTTTTGAAACGGTGAAAGACGAGGTTAACATTGCCTCGGCTGTGCTCATTGAACCGCAGCCCGCGCTGGTGAATGAACTCCGGCAGAAATACGGCAATGATTCTTCCATTAAAATATTTGATACCGTACTCAGTGATACGCGCCGCGAAGTAGAATTTTACCGTCAGGCTGAAAGTGCAACCTCTTCCATGTTGCGCATCGACGAAAAGATGCTGGGCGGACATCTTGATACTTCCGTGGCCGAGGTAACTACTCACACCGCTGTGCCGCTCGATGAACTGCTGGCAAACGATACACGCCAAATCGACTTTCTGAAAATGGATGTGCAGGGCGCTGAATTGCTTGTGCTTAAAGGCGCTCAACACGTATTAAAGCGTACTTCTTTCCTCTGGATAGAAGTATCGTTTAAACCACTTTACAAAGGAAGCGCCACATTTGATGAGGTGTACCGCTACATGAACGACAGCGGTTTCAGGCTCATCAGTTTGCTTGAGGGATACCGTAACAAGCAAAATGAGCTTCTTCAGGCCGATTGTTTATTTGAACGTATTGCGCATGATTAA
- a CDS encoding ABC transporter ATP-binding protein, translating to MKPALEVNRISKSFRLMHRQQPYLSLRDSLAGMFKRSDQTSEMFHALSDVSFDVQRGEAVGIIGKNGAGKSTLLKILSKITPPDSGTVRVRGRIACLLEVGTGFHPELTGRENVYLNGAILGMTRAEINRNFDDIIDFSGTGKFADTPLKHFSSGMQLRLAFAVAAFLEPEIIVIDEVLAVGDAEFQQKCLGKMDDISRSGRTILFVSHNMAAVQSLCSKTILLSGGKVKSMGKTADVIAGYLNENLGSASSYEPNRALQKPTGFTRIDLLKPPGPNGEAAVVKFTIHTDKACTAALDIRLQSYQGTPAAFGSLGTLARNNQLALQNGVNTVEVSIDMSRMANGLYALSADLTVPHKEYYDRADMAFYIENCLNPANSGDEILLQEWNYGYYHLPVTLNSFN from the coding sequence ATGAAACCTGCGCTTGAAGTAAACCGCATATCGAAATCGTTCAGGCTGATGCACCGGCAGCAACCTTACCTGAGCCTGCGCGACTCGCTGGCCGGTATGTTTAAGCGCAGCGACCAAACCAGCGAAATGTTTCATGCGCTGAGCGACGTGAGCTTCGACGTACAGCGCGGTGAAGCGGTGGGCATTATCGGCAAAAACGGCGCAGGTAAATCAACCCTGCTGAAAATTCTTTCCAAAATTACTCCGCCCGATTCGGGCACTGTGCGTGTGCGCGGACGCATTGCCTGTTTGCTTGAAGTGGGCACCGGCTTTCACCCCGAACTCACCGGCCGCGAAAACGTGTACCTCAACGGGGCTATTCTGGGCATGACACGCGCGGAGATTAACCGCAATTTTGACGATATCATCGATTTCTCCGGCACCGGAAAATTTGCCGATACGCCGCTCAAGCATTTTTCGAGCGGCATGCAGCTGCGCCTTGCCTTTGCAGTAGCCGCTTTTCTGGAGCCAGAAATTATTGTGATTGACGAAGTGCTTGCCGTGGGTGATGCCGAATTTCAGCAAAAATGCCTCGGCAAAATGGATGACATAAGCCGGAGCGGACGCACGATATTATTTGTAAGCCACAACATGGCCGCCGTGCAATCGCTCTGCAGCAAAACCATTCTGCTTTCGGGCGGTAAGGTAAAAAGCATGGGCAAAACGGCTGATGTAATTGCCGGCTACCTGAACGAAAACTTAGGCAGCGCAAGCAGCTACGAACCCAACCGCGCACTGCAAAAGCCCACCGGCTTCACCCGCATTGATTTGCTGAAACCGCCCGGCCCCAACGGCGAAGCGGCTGTGGTAAAATTTACCATTCACACCGATAAAGCCTGCACCGCTGCGCTTGATATCCGCCTGCAATCGTACCAGGGCACACCAGCGGCATTCGGATCGTTGGGTACACTTGCACGAAACAATCAGCTTGCGCTGCAAAACGGCGTCAACACGGTGGAAGTAAGTATCGACATGAGCCGCATGGCCAACGGCCTCTACGCGCTTAGTGCCGATTTAACCGTGCCGCATAAAGAATATTACGACCGCGCCGATATGGCTTTTTATATTGAAAATTGCCTGAACCCGGCCAACAGCGGCGATGAAATTCTGCTGCAGGAATGGAACTACGGGTATTATCACCTCCCGGTAACACTCAACTCGTTTAACTGA
- a CDS encoding ABC transporter permease, translating into MEEPAEYEIKPRTSFTPGIAELVQYRELFYFFTWRDIKVKYKQTVLGFAWTILQPLLMMGLFTLFFSKAVSQTAGNIPYPVFVLSGLLPWMLFSSGLSNAGNSMVANAHMIKKIYFPRLILPVSAVLVALFDLLMALPVFVLVLLLYGVAPGWQALWYVPLSLLLILITTIGAGCLLSALTLKYRDFRYVLPFLIQILLFATPVIYPAGFVEQKWIQQLLMLNPMSGAVSLFRAMFNGQAVDAVHLAISGGAALLLLLCGVYYFRKTETYFADLA; encoded by the coding sequence ATGGAAGAGCCAGCCGAATACGAAATTAAGCCCCGAACCTCGTTCACACCGGGTATTGCCGAACTGGTGCAATACCGTGAACTCTTTTACTTTTTTACCTGGCGCGATATAAAAGTAAAATACAAACAGACCGTACTTGGCTTTGCGTGGACGATCCTGCAACCTTTGCTGATGATGGGGTTGTTTACCTTGTTTTTCTCAAAAGCAGTAAGCCAAACCGCCGGTAATATTCCCTATCCGGTGTTTGTGCTTTCGGGCTTATTGCCGTGGATGCTTTTTTCGTCGGGGCTTTCAAATGCGGGCAACAGTATGGTGGCCAATGCGCACATGATAAAGAAGATTTATTTTCCGCGTCTTATTCTGCCCGTTTCGGCGGTGCTGGTGGCGTTGTTTGATTTGCTTATGGCCTTGCCCGTATTTGTATTGGTGCTGTTGCTATACGGCGTGGCTCCTGGCTGGCAGGCCTTGTGGTATGTGCCGCTTTCGCTGCTGCTTATTCTCATCACCACAATTGGTGCGGGGTGTCTGCTTTCGGCGCTCACACTCAAATACCGTGATTTTCGTTACGTACTTCCGTTTCTGATTCAGATACTTCTGTTTGCCACACCGGTAATTTATCCGGCCGGTTTTGTGGAGCAGAAATGGATTCAGCAATTACTCATGCTTAATCCGATGAGCGGAGCGGTATCGCTGTTCAGGGCCATGTTTAACGGGCAGGCGGTTGATGCCGTGCACCTGGCCATTAGTGGCGGTGCGGCTTTGCTGCTGCTGCTTTGCGGTGTGTATTACTTTCGCAAAACCGAAACCTACTTTGCCGATTTAGCCTGA
- a CDS encoding sulfotransferase codes for MSDLHFSSQEQRINLMIIGAQKAGTTSLKEYLGEHPALKTHLHKEFSYFFDDDDYSGGYAKALKKYFPDATPAQQLIAKNAGLYTSEEGLKRLYNHNPECQVVILLRNPVQRTYSAFLMEKNYGHIDIPFQDMRAIIEKADSNDWRYSFLVGMSLYDHHLEMIYRYFPQKQVTIIRYEDLNSKPVKVCRDIFVKLGVDAGFTPNTAVRHNVTHKTRSEKMGRMITNLLRNNNRIKKIARLILPGSTDYKAGELLRKANLTKARHEPIDSEMAVFLKEYYKPHNERLTKLTGMDFSNWNN; via the coding sequence ATGTCCGATCTTCACTTTTCTTCACAAGAACAGCGCATCAATCTTATGATTATTGGTGCGCAGAAGGCCGGTACAACTTCATTAAAGGAATATCTCGGCGAACATCCCGCTCTGAAAACTCATTTACACAAAGAGTTCAGCTATTTTTTTGATGATGATGATTATTCCGGGGGATACGCAAAAGCATTAAAAAAGTATTTCCCCGACGCCACGCCGGCACAGCAGCTCATTGCAAAAAATGCGGGATTGTACACCAGTGAGGAAGGCCTGAAAAGGCTGTATAACCACAATCCCGAATGCCAGGTGGTTATTCTGCTCCGTAATCCGGTGCAGCGCACCTACTCGGCTTTTCTGATGGAAAAGAACTATGGCCATATCGATATTCCCTTTCAGGACATGCGGGCGATTATTGAAAAAGCCGACTCCAACGACTGGCGCTATTCGTTTCTGGTGGGTATGAGTTTGTATGATCATCATCTGGAAATGATTTACCGGTATTTCCCCCAAAAGCAGGTAACCATTATCCGCTACGAAGACCTGAACAGCAAACCAGTTAAAGTATGCCGCGATATTTTTGTAAAACTGGGTGTTGATGCGGGATTTACGCCAAACACAGCCGTACGGCACAATGTAACGCATAAAACACGTTCGGAAAAAATGGGGCGCATGATTACAAATTTGCTGCGCAACAACAACCGCATCAAAAAAATTGCCCGTTTGATTTTACCCGGCAGTACCGATTACAAAGCGGGCGAGCTGCTTCGGAAAGCCAATCTGACCAAAGCCCGCCATGAACCTATTGATTCGGAAATGGCCGTATTTTTAAAGGAATACTACAAGCCACACAACGAGCGTCTGACAAAGCTAACGGGTATGGATTTCAGCAACTGGAATAATTAA
- the rdgB gene encoding RdgB/HAM1 family non-canonical purine NTP pyrophosphatase → MKFSPLSLVFATQNRHKCLEIQAILGQAFQLVTLSEAGIHDELEETADTLEGNALQKARAVFARTGKPCFADDTGLEVEALDGAPGVYSARYAGEQRSSSDNIAKLLHQLDGKVNRSARFRTVIAFINGNEEKLFEGIVNGEIALTPSGSAGFGYDPVFLPEGSTRSFAEMTLEEKNKVSHRARAFQAFTAWLNASSPENQN, encoded by the coding sequence ATGAAATTTTCACCACTTTCACTTGTATTTGCTACGCAAAACCGGCATAAATGCCTCGAAATTCAGGCTATACTGGGTCAGGCTTTTCAACTGGTAACGCTGTCGGAAGCAGGCATTCACGATGAACTGGAAGAAACAGCGGATACGCTTGAAGGCAATGCACTTCAAAAAGCGCGGGCGGTATTTGCACGCACCGGAAAACCCTGTTTTGCCGACGATACCGGCCTTGAAGTAGAGGCGCTTGATGGAGCTCCCGGCGTATATTCAGCCCGCTATGCAGGCGAACAGCGCAGCAGCAGCGATAATATCGCCAAACTGCTTCACCAGCTGGACGGAAAAGTCAACCGCAGCGCACGTTTCAGAACCGTAATTGCGTTTATTAACGGCAACGAGGAAAAACTGTTTGAAGGAATTGTGAACGGAGAAATTGCGCTTACACCTTCCGGAAGTGCTGGCTTTGGCTATGACCCGGTTTTTTTACCCGAGGGCAGCACACGCAGTTTTGCCGAAATGACACTTGAGGAAAAAAACAAAGTAAGCCACCGGGCACGGGCCTTTCAGGCATTTACAGCGTGGCTTAACGCTTCATCACCAGAAAATCAAAACTAA
- a CDS encoding D-alanine--D-alanine ligase: protein MKLRIGIFFGGTSREREISFAGGRTVYDNLNKALFEPVPLFVDSFGQFILLDWQYVYKGSIRDFYPPVDLIPESPGEFQIYAESLNPDAMRRRELAAPLGRLVQPGQLAELIDLAFLCLHGPDGEDGRIQGLLEYLGIAYTGSGILPSAIGIDKAVQKRLMVNAGFASPEFFTVERTAWMQGGRTDVFNRAKSAIGFPLVVKSATQGSSIGVTILREADPAAFEAAIDKSFFITTLTAAQWNGMDDNARLVFLRTLTDIREGIGLPAIFTAEGIQSQTVWHPDELLQKLNAHFAASQAAVRLEALNAESEVLIEGFIAGKEFSCIVVQDELDQPVALPPTEIRKGGELFDYRSKYLPGLSRKITPVELPDAQIEEIRTECERLFNALRFDVYARIDGFITAEGRIFLNDPNTTSGMMPSSFFFHQAAEIGLNPSQFLTYIIRTSLRRRIRADKNGHRFNHLLDALDAAMHHARTQSTQKTRVAVVLGGYSSERHISVESGRNIYEKLASSTRYAPVPVFLTGSTGAHELYVIPVNVLLKDNADDIREKINHWNVHPVVQRIINTCTSITHTYSDAGALAAPRRITYEELGTECDAVFIALHGRPGEDGAVQEKLDAMGIPYNGSGKASSEITIDKYRTNEILRQGGYLVAEHMLVTEADWQSSRSAILEKINTQIGWPFIAKPVDDGCSSAVRRIKTEAELDAFARLIFRKTEELDAESAALLKIKPKEEFPLKTVFLVEELISKRGATHFLEITGGMLTRYNAQGELEYEVFEASEALSEGEVLSLEEKFLAGQGQNITPARYALNAADRAKISEQVKATLGGAARLLNIQGYTRIDAFVRVFAPEHIETVFVEVNSLPGMTPATCIFHQAAINQYKPYDFIDRILDFAFERKKRQLTLSH, encoded by the coding sequence ATGAAACTAAGAATTGGTATTTTTTTCGGCGGCACTTCCCGCGAACGTGAAATTTCGTTTGCCGGCGGCCGCACGGTTTATGATAATCTCAACAAGGCGCTTTTTGAGCCGGTGCCTTTGTTTGTGGACAGTTTCGGCCAGTTTATCCTGCTCGACTGGCAGTATGTGTACAAAGGCTCCATCCGCGATTTTTATCCGCCGGTTGATCTCATCCCCGAATCGCCGGGCGAGTTTCAGATTTATGCCGAGAGCCTGAACCCCGATGCCATGCGGCGCCGCGAACTGGCTGCCCCGCTGGGCCGCCTTGTGCAGCCCGGCCAACTGGCCGAACTCATTGACCTTGCGTTCCTCTGCCTGCACGGGCCCGATGGCGAAGACGGCCGCATTCAGGGACTGCTTGAGTATCTTGGCATTGCCTACACCGGCAGCGGCATTCTGCCCTCGGCCATCGGTATCGACAAGGCCGTGCAGAAACGCCTTATGGTCAATGCCGGCTTTGCCTCGCCCGAATTCTTTACCGTGGAGCGCACGGCCTGGATGCAGGGCGGCCGGACCGATGTATTCAACCGCGCAAAAAGTGCCATTGGCTTTCCGCTGGTGGTTAAATCGGCCACACAAGGCTCATCCATTGGCGTTACCATTCTGCGCGAAGCCGACCCGGCTGCGTTTGAAGCCGCCATCGACAAAAGCTTTTTCATTACCACGCTCACTGCCGCGCAGTGGAACGGTATGGACGATAACGCCCGTCTAGTTTTCCTGCGTACACTTACCGATATACGCGAAGGCATCGGACTGCCGGCCATTTTCACCGCCGAAGGCATCCAAAGCCAGACCGTGTGGCACCCCGACGAACTGCTGCAAAAACTCAATGCCCACTTTGCCGCCAGCCAAGCAGCAGTGCGCCTCGAAGCACTTAACGCCGAAAGCGAAGTGCTCATCGAAGGCTTTATTGCCGGCAAGGAATTTTCGTGCATTGTGGTGCAGGACGAACTCGACCAGCCCGTGGCCCTGCCGCCCACCGAAATACGCAAAGGCGGCGAACTTTTCGACTACCGCTCCAAATACCTGCCCGGCCTCTCGCGCAAGATTACGCCCGTAGAACTGCCCGATGCACAGATCGAAGAAATACGCACCGAATGCGAGCGCCTGTTTAATGCACTCCGCTTCGATGTGTACGCCCGCATCGACGGGTTCATTACCGCCGAAGGCCGCATTTTCCTCAACGATCCGAACACCACTTCGGGCATGATGCCTTCGTCGTTTTTCTTCCATCAGGCCGCCGAAATCGGGCTCAATCCCTCGCAGTTTCTCACCTACATCATCCGCACCTCGCTGCGCCGCCGCATCCGCGCCGATAAAAACGGCCACCGCTTCAACCACCTGCTCGATGCACTTGACGCAGCCATGCACCATGCCCGCACGCAAAGCACACAGAAAACCCGCGTGGCCGTGGTACTTGGCGGCTACTCGTCGGAAAGGCATATTTCCGTAGAAAGCGGCCGCAATATTTACGAAAAGCTGGCTTCCTCAACCCGCTATGCGCCCGTGCCTGTGTTCCTTACCGGCAGCACCGGAGCGCATGAGTTGTATGTGATTCCGGTAAATGTGCTGCTGAAAGACAATGCCGATGATATCCGCGAGAAAATCAACCACTGGAATGTACATCCCGTGGTGCAGCGCATCATCAACACCTGCACGTCAATTACACATACCTATTCCGACGCCGGTGCATTAGCCGCGCCCCGCCGCATTACATACGAAGAGCTGGGCACGGAATGCGATGCTGTGTTTATTGCCCTGCACGGCCGCCCCGGCGAAGACGGTGCCGTGCAGGAAAAGCTTGATGCCATGGGCATTCCCTACAACGGCTCGGGCAAAGCCAGCTCGGAAATTACCATTGATAAATACCGCACCAACGAAATTCTCCGTCAGGGCGGTTACCTTGTGGCCGAACACATGCTGGTTACTGAGGCCGACTGGCAAAGCAGCCGCAGCGCCATTCTCGAAAAGATAAATACACAGATTGGCTGGCCGTTTATTGCCAAACCGGTTGATGATGGCTGCAGTTCGGCTGTGCGCCGCATTAAGACCGAAGCTGAGCTGGATGCCTTTGCCCGCCTCATTTTCCGTAAAACCGAGGAACTGGATGCCGAATCGGCAGCACTGCTCAAGATCAAGCCCAAAGAAGAATTTCCGCTTAAAACGGTTTTTCTGGTCGAAGAACTCATCAGCAAACGCGGCGCAACACATTTCCTCGAAATTACCGGCGGCATGCTTACCCGTTACAATGCGCAGGGCGAACTGGAATACGAAGTATTTGAAGCCTCCGAAGCCCTTTCGGAAGGCGAGGTGCTTTCGCTCGAAGAAAAATTCCTGGCCGGGCAGGGACAAAATATAACCCCCGCACGTTATGCTTTGAATGCCGCCGACCGGGCAAAGATTTCCGAACAGGTAAAGGCAACCCTCGGCGGGGCTGCACGTCTGCTCAATATTCAGGGCTACACCCGCATTGATGCCTTTGTGCGCGTGTTTGCCCCCGAGCATATTGAAACCGTTTTTGTAGAAGTGAACTCGCTGCCCGGAATGACGCCCGCTACCTGTATCTTCCATCAGGCCGCCATTAACCAGTACAAACCGTATGATTTCATTGACCGCATTCTTGATTTTGCATTCGAACGCAAAAAGCGGCAACTGACTTTATCCCACTGA